The following nucleotide sequence is from Prosthecodimorpha staleyi.
GCCTTGACCAGGTGGTGCAGATAGGCACGCGAATAGTCCCTGGCGGCCGGACAGGTGGACTCCTCGTCGATCGGGCGCGGATCGTCGGCGTGACGGGCGTTGCGCAGGTTGACCTTGCCGCGCCGCGTAAAGGCCTGGCCGTGCCGGCCGGCCCGGGTCGGCATGACGCAATCGAACATGTCGATGCCGCGGCCGACCGATTCGACGATGTCGTCGGGCGTGCCGACGCCCATCAGGTAGCGCGGCCGGTCCTCAGGCAGTTCGGGCGTGGTCGCCGACAGGATGCGCAGCATGACGTCCTGCGGTTCGCCGACCGCCAGCCCGCCGACCGCGTAGCCGTGAAAGCCGATCGCCGTCAGCGCGCGCGCCGATTCCACCCGCAGGGCCTCGTCGTCGCCGCCCTGCACGATGGCGAAGAGGCCGTGACCGGGCTTGCCGAAGAAGGCGGCCTTGGAGCGCTCCGCCCAGCGCAGCGACAGCCGCATGGCGCGCTCGATCTCGGCGCGTTCCGCTGGGAGCGCGACGCATTCGTCGAGCTGCATCTGGATGTCCGAGCCGAGCAGGCCCTGGATCTCCAGGCTGCGCTCCGGCGAAAGCACATGGCGGCTGCCGTCGATATGGCTCTGGAAGGTCACCGCCTGCTCGTTGATCTTCCGGAGCTTGGCCAGCGACATGACCTGGAAGCCGCCGGAATCGGTCAGGATCGGATGGGGCCAGTTCATGAACCGGTGCAGGCCACCGAGCCGGTCGACGCGCTCGGCCGTCGGGCGCAGCATCAGGTGATAGGTGTTGCCGAGCAGGATGTCGGCGCCGAGCGCCCTCACCTGCTCGGGATACATGGTCTTCACCGTCGCCTGGGTGCCGACCGGCATGAAGGCCGGCGTGCGGATCGCCCCATGGGCGGTCGTCACCTCGCCACGCCGGGCCATGCCGTCGGTGGCGATCCGGCGGAAGCCGAAGGCGGGCGCCGCGGCGGGGTCGGTCGGGGTGGGAACGGTCATCGGCCGGTGGCCCTGAACAGGAGCGAGGTATCGCCGTAGGAATAGAAGCGATAGCCGGTTGCGATCGCCTGCGCATAGGCGGCCCGCATGCAGTCCAGCCCGGCGAAGGCCGAGACCAGCATGAACAGGGTCGAGCGCGGCAGGTGGAAATTGGTCATCAGCATGTCGACCGCGCGGATCGCCTTGCCGGGGGTGATGAAGATATCGGTCTCGCCCGAGAAGGGCCGGATGCGCCCCGCCTCGTCCGCCGCGCTTTCCAGAAGCCGGAGCGAGGTCGTGCCGACCGCCACGATCCGTCCGCCGCGGGCGCGCACGGCGTTGAGCGCCGCCGCGGTCGCCGCATCGATCGTGCCCCATTCGGAATGCATGCGGTGCTCGGCCGTATCGTCGACCTTCACGGGCAGGAAAGTGCCGGCCCCGACATGCAGCGTCACGAAATGCCGCTCGACGCCGGCTGCGTCGAGCCGCGCGATCAGGTCCGGCGTGAAATGCAGCCCGGCGGTCGGCGCCGCGACCGCGCCCTCGGCGCGGGCGTAGACGGTCTGATAGTCGGCGAGGTCCTGCGCATCGGCGGCGCGCTTCGACGAGATATAGGGCGGCAGCGGCACGGTGCCGACGGCGTGGATGGCCTGGTCGAGATCCGGGCCGGCCAGATCGAAGGCGACCAGCACCTGCCCGTCCTCGGCCTTCTCGGCGACCGTCGCCCAGACCTCGCCGAGGAGGCACGCCTGTCCGTGTTCGCCGAACAGGACCCGGTCGCCGACCTTCAGCCGCTTGCCCGGCCGCGCGAAAGCGCGCCAGCGGTCCGCCCCCTCGCGCTTCAGGAGCGTGAAGGCGACGGCGACGCGGCCCTCGTCCCGGATGCGGGTGCCGTGCAGTTCGGCCGGGATGACGCGCGTGTCGTTGAAGACCAGGGCATCGCCCGGCCGGACGAGATCCGGCAGGTCGCCGACGGTGCGGTCCTCGATCCGGCAGCCCTCGTCCGGCCGCACGACCATCAGCCGCGCCGCCTCCCGCGGGTGCGCCGGCCGGAGTGCGATCCGCTCGGCCGGAAGGTCGAAATCGAACAGGTCGACGCGCAGGGCTCGGCTCCCGGGAAATTGGGCTTCAAAACGGCGACAGCCCCGCGCCGGCCGGAGCCGAGCCGCGGGGCTTCGCTTGCAGTCCAGACGATCAGACCGTCAGGCGGCCTTCTCGTCGGCCAGGACGCGCAGCGACACGATCTTGTCCGGGTCGCGGACCGGCTCGCCGCGCTTGATCTTGTCGACATTCTCCATGCCTTCGGTGACCTTGCCCCAGACCGTGTACTGACGGTCGAGGAAGCGGGCATCCTCGAAGCAGATGAAGAACTGCGAATTGGCGGAGTTCGGGTTCTGGGCCCGGGCCATCGAGCAGACGCCGCGGACATGCGGCTCGGTGTTGAACTCGGCCTTGAGGTCCGGATAGCTCGAACCGCCCGTGCCGGTGCCGCGCGGGCAGCCGGTCTGGGCCATGAAGCCGTCGATCACACGGTGGAAGACGATGCCGTCATAGAACTTCTCGCGGGCGAGCTTCTTGATGCGCTCGACATGACCGGGCGCGAGGTCCGGGCGCAGTTCGATGACGACACGGCCCTTGGTCGTCTCCATCACCAGCGTGTTTTCGGGATCGGCAGCCATCTTATATCCTTGTCGTTAAGCGGCCTGTTCAGGGCCGGGTCGGGCGGTCTTATCGACGAAAACGCCTCGGTCCGCAACCAAGCGGACCGGTGTCGTCCCGCACAAGCCGGCCTACTTCACGTCGGCGGCGACCTGCATCTTGACGATGATGTCAGGATCGGCGACCGCGCCGTTGTTCTCCTTGGTGCCCTTGCGGATCTGGTCGACGACCGCCATGCCGTCGATCACGTCGCCGAACACCGTG
It contains:
- the tgt gene encoding tRNA guanosine(34) transglycosylase Tgt produces the protein MTVPTPTDPAAAPAFGFRRIATDGMARRGEVTTAHGAIRTPAFMPVGTQATVKTMYPEQVRALGADILLGNTYHLMLRPTAERVDRLGGLHRFMNWPHPILTDSGGFQVMSLAKLRKINEQAVTFQSHIDGSRHVLSPERSLEIQGLLGSDIQMQLDECVALPAERAEIERAMRLSLRWAERSKAAFFGKPGHGLFAIVQGGDDEALRVESARALTAIGFHGYAVGGLAVGEPQDVMLRILSATTPELPEDRPRYLMGVGTPDDIVESVGRGIDMFDCVMPTRAGRHGQAFTRRGKVNLRNARHADDPRPIDEESTCPAARDYSRAYLHHLVKAEEALGAMLLTWINLSYYQDLMAGLRAAIEAGRFEDHKAEVKAGWARGDIPPL
- the queA gene encoding tRNA preQ1(34) S-adenosylmethionine ribosyltransferase-isomerase QueA; its protein translation is MRVDLFDFDLPAERIALRPAHPREAARLMVVRPDEGCRIEDRTVGDLPDLVRPGDALVFNDTRVIPAELHGTRIRDEGRVAVAFTLLKREGADRWRAFARPGKRLKVGDRVLFGEHGQACLLGEVWATVAEKAEDGQVLVAFDLAGPDLDQAIHAVGTVPLPPYISSKRAADAQDLADYQTVYARAEGAVAAPTAGLHFTPDLIARLDAAGVERHFVTLHVGAGTFLPVKVDDTAEHRMHSEWGTIDAATAAALNAVRARGGRIVAVGTTSLRLLESAADEAGRIRPFSGETDIFITPGKAIRAVDMLMTNFHLPRSTLFMLVSAFAGLDCMRAAYAQAIATGYRFYSYGDTSLLFRATGR
- a CDS encoding peptidylprolyl isomerase yields the protein MAADPENTLVMETTKGRVVIELRPDLAPGHVERIKKLAREKFYDGIVFHRVIDGFMAQTGCPRGTGTGGSSYPDLKAEFNTEPHVRGVCSMARAQNPNSANSQFFICFEDARFLDRQYTVWGKVTEGMENVDKIKRGEPVRDPDKIVSLRVLADEKAA